A window from Micromonospora terminaliae encodes these proteins:
- a CDS encoding carbohydrate ABC transporter permease, with the protein MTTATPTVGAGVQATAKPGRAARVRKRLNSRTATLVSIVLALLWTVPTFGLFISSFRPENQIKTTGWWTFFSDPQFTLENYREVLFSTGSSGQLASYFINSLAITIPSVLFPIAFASLAAYALAWINFKGRDWIYIAIFAMQIVPLQMALVPLLKFFSTGVTIAGIQVLPAWDLVDEQKFAQVWFAHTCFALPFAVYLLHNFISQLPGELMESARVDGATHPKIFRTIVLPLITPALAAIGIFQFLWVWNDLLVALIFAGGGNETAPLTVRLAELAGTRGNEWQRLTAGAFVSIVVPLIVFLSLQRFFVRGLLAGSVKG; encoded by the coding sequence ATGACCACCGCCACCCCCACCGTCGGAGCCGGCGTCCAGGCCACCGCGAAGCCCGGCCGGGCCGCCCGGGTCCGCAAGCGGCTGAACAGCCGCACCGCCACACTGGTCTCGATCGTGCTCGCGCTGCTCTGGACGGTCCCGACCTTCGGCCTGTTCATCTCCTCGTTCCGGCCCGAGAACCAGATCAAGACCACCGGCTGGTGGACGTTCTTCAGCGACCCGCAGTTCACCCTGGAGAACTACCGGGAGGTGTTGTTCAGCACCGGCTCGTCCGGGCAGCTGGCCAGCTACTTCATCAACTCCCTGGCGATCACCATCCCGTCGGTGCTCTTCCCGATCGCCTTCGCCTCACTGGCCGCGTACGCGCTGGCCTGGATCAACTTCAAGGGGCGGGACTGGATCTACATCGCGATCTTCGCGATGCAGATCGTGCCGCTGCAGATGGCGCTCGTGCCGCTGCTGAAGTTCTTCTCCACCGGCGTGACCATCGCCGGGATCCAGGTGCTTCCCGCCTGGGACCTGGTCGACGAGCAGAAGTTCGCGCAGGTGTGGTTCGCGCACACCTGCTTCGCCCTCCCGTTCGCCGTCTACCTGCTGCACAACTTCATCTCGCAGCTGCCGGGCGAACTGATGGAGTCGGCCCGGGTCGACGGGGCCACTCACCCGAAGATCTTCCGGACCATCGTCCTGCCGCTGATCACCCCGGCACTGGCCGCGATCGGCATCTTCCAGTTCCTCTGGGTCTGGAACGACCTGCTGGTCGCGCTGATCTTCGCGGGCGGCGGCAACGAGACCGCCCCGCTGACCGTCCGGCTCGCCGAGCTGGCCGGCACCCGGGGCAACGAGTGGCAGCGGCTCACGGCCGGCGCGTTCGTGTCGATCGTCGTACCGCTGATCGTGTTCCTGTCCCTCCAGCGCTTCTTCGTGCGAGGCCTGCTCGCCGGCAGCGTCAAGGGCTGA
- a CDS encoding nucleotidyltransferase: MAERGDETLVHTLKKVAAVLKQSEIPFALGGSFAVYAHGGHSSDHDVDFLIRQQDVDRALEALVEAGFTAERPPEDWLVKVYDEGRMVDLIHRPIETPVTEETFADTIVRPVDAIHMPVLSASQLMVHKLLSFSQHYCDFARALPLARSLREQIDWERVRKETQHSPYAEAFLVLLDRLDVLPGGASGGRETP, encoded by the coding sequence ATGGCCGAGCGCGGGGACGAGACCCTGGTGCACACGCTGAAGAAGGTCGCCGCCGTGCTCAAGCAGTCCGAGATCCCCTTCGCGCTGGGCGGCAGCTTCGCCGTGTACGCCCACGGCGGCCACTCCAGCGACCACGACGTGGACTTCCTGATCCGGCAGCAGGACGTCGACCGCGCCCTGGAGGCCCTGGTCGAGGCCGGCTTCACCGCCGAGCGGCCGCCCGAGGACTGGCTGGTCAAGGTCTACGACGAGGGCCGGATGGTGGATCTGATCCACCGCCCGATCGAGACCCCGGTGACCGAGGAGACCTTCGCCGACACCATCGTGCGGCCGGTCGACGCCATCCACATGCCGGTGCTCTCGGCCAGCCAGCTCATGGTGCACAAGCTGCTCAGCTTCTCCCAGCACTACTGCGACTTCGCCCGGGCCCTGCCGCTCGCCCGCTCGCTGCGGGAACAGATCGACTGGGAACGGGTACGGAAGGAGACGCAGCACTCGCCGTACGCCGAGGCGTTCCTGGTGCTGCTCGACCGGCTCGACGTGCTGCCCGGCGGCGCGTCCGGAGGAAGGGAGACCCCGTGA
- a CDS encoding SDR family NAD(P)-dependent oxidoreductase encodes MAERTVLVTGGTGGLGGAVTTAFLKAGWRVVVPEREGGGTAPAGAGPVRVTSDLLDPEGVARAVAVAAAEPAAPLRAVVNLVGGYASGGLVHETPIEEFDRMLRINLRPTYLVTQAALPHLVAAGGGAVVCVSARAAVAPFPGAAGYATAKAAVQAFANAVAVEYRQRGVRSNTVLPSVIDTPANRAAQPDADHRRWVPPAEIAAVIRFLASDESAPTSGASIPVYGRA; translated from the coding sequence ATGGCGGAGCGCACGGTGCTGGTGACCGGGGGCACGGGCGGGCTGGGCGGCGCGGTCACGACCGCCTTCCTCAAGGCCGGCTGGCGGGTGGTCGTACCCGAACGGGAGGGTGGCGGGACGGCGCCGGCGGGCGCCGGGCCGGTCCGCGTCACCTCGGACCTGCTGGACCCGGAGGGTGTCGCGCGGGCGGTGGCCGTCGCCGCGGCCGAGCCGGCCGCGCCGCTGCGCGCCGTGGTCAACCTGGTCGGCGGGTACGCCAGCGGCGGCCTCGTGCACGAGACCCCGATCGAGGAGTTCGACCGGATGCTGCGGATCAACCTGCGGCCGACGTACCTGGTCACGCAGGCCGCTCTGCCGCACCTGGTCGCGGCCGGCGGCGGCGCGGTGGTCTGCGTGTCGGCGCGGGCCGCGGTGGCGCCCTTCCCCGGCGCGGCCGGCTACGCCACCGCCAAGGCGGCCGTGCAGGCCTTCGCCAACGCCGTGGCGGTGGAATACCGGCAGCGCGGGGTGCGCAGCAACACCGTGCTGCCCAGCGTCATCGACACCCCGGCCAACCGGGCCGCGCAGCCGGACGCCGACCACCGCCGCTGGGTCCCGCCCGCCGAGATCGCCGCGGTGATCCGTTTCCTGGCCTCCGACGAGTCGGCGCCGACCAGCGGGGCGAGCATCCCGGTCTACGGGCGGGCCTGA
- a CDS encoding carbohydrate ABC transporter permease, which translates to MEFDFAAEQPKFLMLMYGLIAFVAVVGGLLLLLDVVPTWFARRREERLVAAVASGAPLPRRRKPREGAIAIFFLLPTLLFLAVGLVVPAIRTTLLSFMDKDSSNWVGLANYAWMFSEDSIVRVLINSLIWVLLVPLVATAFGLIYAVLVDKARFESVAKSLIFLPMAISFVGAAIIWKFVYAYRGDGDQIGLLNQIVVSLGGEPKQWLLESPLNTLLLIVIMIWIQAGFAMVVLSAAIKAIPADIVEAARLDGVSPWQMFWQITMPSIRPAVIVVVVTLSIATLKVFDIVRTATNGNYDTSVIANEMYNQAFRYGEPGQGSALAVFLFVLVIPIVIYQIRNLRQQREG; encoded by the coding sequence ATGGAGTTCGACTTCGCGGCGGAACAGCCGAAGTTCCTCATGCTGATGTACGGGCTGATCGCTTTCGTCGCGGTGGTGGGCGGTCTGCTCCTGCTCCTCGATGTGGTGCCGACCTGGTTCGCCCGCCGCCGGGAGGAGCGGCTGGTCGCGGCCGTGGCGAGCGGCGCCCCCCTGCCCCGCCGGCGCAAGCCGCGGGAAGGCGCGATCGCGATCTTCTTCCTGTTGCCGACACTGCTGTTCCTCGCCGTCGGGCTGGTGGTGCCGGCGATCCGGACCACCCTCCTGTCGTTCATGGACAAGGACAGCAGCAACTGGGTCGGCCTGGCCAACTACGCCTGGATGTTCTCCGAGGACTCGATCGTCCGGGTGCTGATCAACAGCCTGATCTGGGTGCTGCTGGTTCCGCTGGTGGCCACCGCGTTCGGCCTGATCTACGCCGTCCTCGTGGACAAGGCCCGGTTCGAGTCGGTCGCCAAGTCCCTGATCTTCCTGCCGATGGCGATCTCGTTCGTCGGCGCCGCCATCATCTGGAAGTTCGTCTACGCGTACCGCGGCGACGGCGACCAGATCGGCCTGCTCAACCAGATCGTGGTCAGCCTGGGCGGGGAGCCGAAGCAGTGGCTGCTGGAGTCGCCGCTGAACACCCTGCTGCTCATCGTGATCATGATCTGGATCCAGGCCGGCTTCGCCATGGTGGTGCTCTCCGCCGCCATCAAGGCCATCCCCGCGGACATCGTGGAGGCCGCCCGCCTCGACGGAGTCTCCCCGTGGCAGATGTTCTGGCAGATCACCATGCCGAGCATCCGGCCGGCGGTGATCGTGGTGGTGGTGACGCTCTCGATCGCCACGCTGAAGGTCTTCGACATCGTCCGGACCGCCACCAACGGCAACTACGACACCAGCGTCATCGCGAACGAGATGTACAACCAGGCGTTCCGCTACGGCGAGCCCGGGCAGGGTTCCGCCCTCGCGGTCTTCCTCTTCGTCCTGGTCATCCCGATCGTGATCTACCAGATCCGCAACCTGCGCCAGCAGCGGGAGGGCTGA
- a CDS encoding LacI family DNA-binding transcriptional regulator — translation MTKIDDVARLAGVSTATVSRALRGLPTVSAATRRRVLAAAEQLQYAVSPSASRLAGGKTGTVAVVVPRITRWFFGTVVEAVEDYLHQNGYDLLLYNLGGREQIRQRVLRPASLQKRVDAIILVATPLRPADLSALTKLGLPGVTISSGSGVPGWPCVRIDDVAAARTATRHLLDLGHTRIAHISGDPDDELAFTTHLDRRRGYEEALRAAGLRPDRSLDVESQFTVDGGTRATAELLARGEPPTAIFAACDEMAMGAMTALRDAGLRVPQDVSVIGIDDHDLSGVLGLSTIAQPAAEQGLLAARMLLDPLGGRVADPYAGRVPAQRGPETDPRAPTSVILPTRLVVRESTAPPRAN, via the coding sequence ATGACGAAGATTGACGATGTGGCCCGCCTGGCCGGGGTCTCCACGGCCACCGTCTCCCGGGCGCTGCGCGGCCTGCCCACGGTCTCGGCCGCGACGCGGCGCCGGGTGCTCGCCGCCGCCGAGCAGCTCCAGTACGCGGTCTCGCCGAGCGCCTCCCGGCTGGCCGGCGGGAAGACCGGCACGGTCGCGGTGGTGGTCCCCCGGATCACCCGCTGGTTCTTCGGCACGGTGGTCGAGGCGGTCGAGGACTACCTTCACCAGAACGGCTACGACCTGCTGCTCTACAACCTCGGCGGGCGGGAGCAGATCCGGCAGCGGGTGCTGCGCCCGGCCAGCCTGCAGAAGCGGGTGGACGCCATCATCCTGGTCGCCACCCCGCTGCGCCCGGCCGACCTCTCCGCGCTGACGAAGCTGGGCCTGCCCGGCGTGACGATCAGCTCCGGCAGCGGGGTGCCCGGCTGGCCCTGCGTCCGCATCGACGACGTGGCCGCGGCGCGGACCGCCACCCGGCACCTGCTCGACCTCGGCCACACCCGGATCGCGCACATCTCCGGCGACCCGGACGACGAGCTGGCCTTCACCACCCATCTGGACCGGCGGCGCGGCTACGAGGAGGCACTACGCGCGGCCGGGCTCCGGCCCGACCGGAGCCTGGACGTCGAGTCGCAGTTCACCGTCGACGGCGGCACCCGGGCGACCGCCGAGCTGCTGGCCCGGGGCGAGCCGCCGACCGCGATCTTCGCCGCCTGCGACGAGATGGCCATGGGCGCGATGACCGCCCTGCGCGACGCGGGCCTGCGGGTGCCGCAGGACGTCAGCGTGATCGGCATCGACGACCACGACCTGTCCGGCGTGCTCGGGCTCAGCACCATCGCCCAGCCGGCGGCGGAGCAGGGGCTGCTCGCCGCCCGGATGCTGCTCGACCCGCTGGGCGGGCGGGTCGCCGACCCGTACGCCGGGCGGGTGCCGGCCCAGCGCGGCCCGGAAACCGACCCGCGGGCACCGACCTCGGTGATCCTGCCCACTCGCCTGGTGGTGCGCGAATCGACCGCACCGCCGCGGGCAAACTGA
- the murQ gene encoding N-acetylmuramic acid 6-phosphate etherase — protein sequence MTAGRVERDEMAVRPVVRVGAPTERRNPHSVDLDLMSTRDVLTVINEADRRVPDAVAAVLDEIAATVDLAVAALRAGNRVHYFGAGTSGRLGVLDAAELAPTFNSPRHWFCSHLAGGPEAMWRAVEDAEDDERGGAAEAAECVRPGDLVVGLAASGRTPYVLGALAASRAQGAATVLLCANPEAEAAASVDVFIGVDTGPEVVTGSTRMKAGTAQKLVLNTFSTAVMVRLGRVYSNLMIDMVATNAKLRGRMISILMEATGCAEEICRTALNEADGDLKTALVSLVSGAGVSAARAALARSADQVRGALALLAS from the coding sequence ATGACGGCGGGACGGGTGGAGCGGGACGAGATGGCCGTGCGGCCGGTGGTCCGGGTGGGCGCCCCCACCGAGCGGCGCAACCCGCACAGCGTCGACCTCGACCTGATGTCGACCCGGGACGTGCTCACCGTCATCAACGAGGCGGACCGGCGGGTGCCCGACGCGGTGGCCGCCGTCCTCGACGAGATCGCCGCGACCGTCGACCTGGCCGTGGCCGCGCTCCGCGCCGGAAACCGGGTGCACTACTTCGGCGCCGGCACCTCGGGCCGCCTCGGCGTGCTCGACGCCGCCGAACTCGCGCCCACCTTCAACTCGCCGCGGCACTGGTTCTGCTCGCACCTGGCCGGCGGCCCCGAGGCCATGTGGCGGGCCGTCGAGGACGCCGAGGACGACGAGCGCGGCGGCGCCGCCGAGGCCGCCGAATGCGTACGGCCCGGGGACCTGGTGGTCGGGCTGGCCGCCAGCGGGCGCACCCCGTACGTCCTCGGGGCGCTCGCCGCATCCCGGGCGCAGGGGGCCGCGACAGTGCTGCTCTGCGCCAATCCGGAGGCCGAAGCCGCCGCGTCGGTGGATGTCTTCATCGGGGTGGACACCGGACCCGAGGTGGTCACCGGGTCGACCCGGATGAAGGCGGGCACCGCGCAGAAGCTGGTGCTCAACACCTTCTCCACGGCGGTCATGGTGCGCCTCGGCCGGGTCTACTCGAACCTGATGATCGACATGGTGGCCACCAACGCCAAGCTGCGCGGCCGGATGATCTCGATCCTCATGGAGGCGACCGGCTGCGCCGAGGAGATCTGCCGCACGGCTCTCAACGAGGCCGACGGCGACCTCAAGACCGCCCTCGTCTCGCTGGTCTCCGGCGCCGGGGTGTCCGCCGCCCGCGCCGCCCTGGCCCGCTCCGCCGACCAGGTGCGCGGCGCGCTCGCCCTGCTCGCCTCCTGA
- a CDS encoding ABC transporter substrate-binding protein — MAFARSRQALAIAGVLGLALGVTACGTGNDKKSGNASKPECAPYAKYQGHDGKKVTIYSSIRDIEADRLDQSWKQFEDCTGIDIDHEGSGEFEAQLGVRVDGGNAPDLAFIPQPGLLKRFVDSGKIKEVGADTKAMAEQNFTPDWLKYSTVNGKLYGVPLGSNVKSYVWYSPKTFKEKGWTVPTTWDELISLSDKIAASGTKPWCAGIESGDATGWPATDWIEDVLLRTQGVEVYDQWTTHGIPFNDPKVADAVDKAGTILKNEKYMNGGFGGVKSIATTSFQEAGTPITTGKCAMHRQASFYANQWPQGTKVAEDGDVFAFYFPAVDPAKGKPVLGAGEFVSAFADRPEVQAVQTYLASGEYVNSRAKIGDWLSANKKLDINNVPNPVDKLSVQILQDPKTEFRFDGSDLMPAAVGAGTFWKGMVDWINGKDTTTVLNGIESSWK, encoded by the coding sequence ATGGCGTTTGCCAGATCGCGCCAGGCTCTCGCGATCGCCGGCGTACTGGGGCTGGCGCTCGGCGTCACCGCCTGCGGCACCGGCAACGACAAGAAGAGCGGCAACGCGAGCAAGCCCGAGTGCGCCCCTTACGCGAAGTACCAGGGCCACGACGGCAAGAAGGTGACGATCTACTCGTCGATCCGGGACATCGAGGCCGACCGCCTCGACCAGTCCTGGAAGCAGTTCGAGGACTGCACCGGCATCGACATCGACCACGAGGGCTCCGGCGAGTTCGAGGCTCAGCTGGGCGTCCGGGTGGACGGCGGCAACGCCCCGGACCTGGCCTTCATCCCGCAGCCGGGTCTGCTCAAGCGGTTCGTCGACTCGGGCAAGATCAAGGAGGTCGGCGCCGACACCAAGGCCATGGCCGAGCAGAACTTCACCCCGGACTGGCTGAAGTACAGCACCGTCAACGGCAAGCTCTACGGCGTGCCGCTCGGCTCCAACGTGAAGTCCTACGTGTGGTACTCGCCGAAGACCTTCAAGGAGAAGGGCTGGACCGTCCCGACCACCTGGGACGAGCTGATCAGCCTGAGCGACAAGATCGCGGCGAGCGGCACCAAGCCGTGGTGCGCGGGCATCGAGTCCGGTGACGCCACCGGCTGGCCGGCCACCGACTGGATCGAGGACGTGCTGCTGCGCACCCAGGGGGTGGAGGTCTACGACCAGTGGACCACCCACGGCATCCCGTTCAACGACCCGAAGGTCGCGGATGCGGTCGACAAGGCCGGCACCATCCTCAAGAACGAGAAGTACATGAACGGCGGCTTCGGCGGTGTGAAGAGCATCGCCACCACCTCCTTCCAGGAGGCCGGCACGCCGATCACCACCGGCAAGTGCGCCATGCACCGCCAGGCGTCCTTCTACGCCAACCAGTGGCCGCAGGGCACCAAGGTGGCCGAGGACGGCGACGTCTTCGCGTTCTACTTCCCGGCCGTCGACCCGGCGAAGGGCAAGCCGGTGCTGGGTGCGGGCGAGTTCGTCTCGGCGTTCGCCGACCGTCCCGAGGTCCAGGCGGTGCAGACCTACCTGGCCTCCGGCGAGTACGTCAACAGCCGCGCCAAGATCGGCGACTGGCTGTCGGCGAACAAGAAGCTCGACATCAACAACGTGCCGAACCCGGTGGACAAGCTCTCCGTGCAGATCCTCCAGGACCCGAAGACCGAGTTCCGGTTCGACGGTTCGGACCTGATGCCGGCCGCGGTCGGCGCGGGCACCTTCTGGAAGGGCATGGTCGACTGGATCAACGGCAAGGACACCACCACGGTGCTGAACGGCATCGAGAGCAGCTGGAAGTGA
- a CDS encoding dTMP kinase has protein sequence MARSLRVRRGGARLRAVALIGIDGSGKTTQAHRLAQALTAAGHPATYHRNAGGRRWLGRLAQRVGRPDAQRLVGRNGLLALESLLRWLAIALALVTCLVTGRTAVMDRWSACQYASIRAHGGQRWERLARAGYRVFPPPRVTFLLTLDPAEAYRRIERRGTDHETMQWLSAAATAYRTLPEYGSFVVVDGSGTPEEVSHRIRAHLTEWLPGEPVPAQARP, from the coding sequence GTGGCCAGGTCACTGCGGGTGCGGCGCGGCGGGGCCCGACTGCGCGCCGTCGCCCTGATCGGCATCGACGGCTCGGGCAAGACCACCCAGGCCCACCGGCTCGCCCAGGCGCTCACCGCCGCGGGCCACCCCGCCACCTACCACCGCAACGCCGGCGGCCGCCGCTGGCTCGGCCGGCTCGCCCAGCGGGTCGGCCGCCCCGACGCGCAGCGGCTCGTCGGGCGCAACGGGCTGCTCGCCCTGGAATCGCTGCTCCGCTGGCTGGCCATCGCGCTCGCCCTGGTGACCTGTCTGGTGACCGGCCGGACGGCCGTGATGGACCGCTGGTCCGCCTGTCAGTACGCCAGCATCCGGGCGCACGGCGGGCAGCGGTGGGAGCGGCTCGCCCGGGCCGGCTACCGCGTCTTCCCGCCGCCCCGGGTCACCTTTCTGCTCACCCTCGATCCGGCCGAGGCCTACCGGCGGATCGAGCGGCGGGGCACCGACCACGAGACCATGCAGTGGCTCAGCGCCGCCGCGACCGCCTACCGCACCCTGCCGGAGTACGGCAGCTTCGTGGTGGTGGACGGCAGCGGCACCCCGGAGGAGGTGTCCCACCGGATCCGCGCGCACCTGACCGAGTGGCTCCCGGGCGAACCGGTGCCGGCTCAGGCCCGCCCGTAG
- a CDS encoding MurR/RpiR family transcriptional regulator — translation MAKSPKISASHEPGGLIVHISGLLPSLSPAEQRVARLVVSDPADAARRTITDLATAAETSEATVIRFCRSVGMDGYPQLRIRLAAEAARRVEPPDARVVGGDIPPGADLAQIIATIAFNDARAVEETAEQLDPAVCEQVVEAIGAAGRIDVYGAGASGFVASDFQQKLHRIGRTAFYFPDVHTALTSAALLGRGDVAVGISHTGTTSDVIEVLEQARARGATTVALTNFPRSPITEVADHVLTTAARETTYRSGAMASRLAQLTVVDCLFVGVAARNRAKARKALEATAEAVQSHRVGAGRRRA, via the coding sequence GTGGCGAAGAGTCCGAAGATTTCTGCGAGTCACGAGCCCGGTGGACTGATCGTCCACATCAGCGGCCTGCTCCCCTCGCTGTCCCCGGCCGAGCAGCGGGTGGCCCGGCTGGTCGTCTCCGACCCGGCGGACGCCGCCCGGCGCACCATCACCGACCTCGCCACCGCCGCCGAGACATCCGAGGCCACCGTCATCCGGTTCTGCCGGTCGGTCGGCATGGACGGCTACCCGCAGCTGCGCATCCGGCTCGCCGCCGAGGCCGCCCGCCGGGTCGAGCCGCCGGACGCCCGGGTGGTGGGCGGCGACATCCCACCCGGCGCAGACCTGGCGCAGATCATCGCCACCATCGCGTTCAACGACGCGCGGGCCGTCGAGGAGACGGCTGAGCAGCTCGACCCAGCCGTCTGCGAGCAGGTGGTCGAGGCCATCGGCGCGGCCGGCCGGATCGACGTCTACGGCGCCGGCGCCAGCGGCTTCGTCGCCTCGGACTTCCAGCAGAAGCTGCACCGCATCGGCCGCACGGCCTTCTACTTCCCGGACGTGCACACCGCGCTCACCTCGGCCGCCCTGCTCGGCCGGGGTGACGTCGCGGTCGGCATCTCGCACACCGGCACCACGTCGGACGTCATCGAGGTGCTGGAACAGGCCCGCGCCCGGGGCGCCACGACGGTCGCGCTGACCAACTTCCCCCGCTCGCCGATCACCGAGGTCGCCGACCACGTGCTGACCACCGCGGCCCGCGAGACCACCTACCGTTCCGGCGCGATGGCCAGCCGGCTGGCCCAGCTGACCGTGGTCGACTGCCTCTTCGTCGGGGTGGCCGCACGGAACCGGGCCAAGGCCCGCAAGGCCCTGGAGGCGACCGCCGAGGCCGTCCAGTCGCACCGGGTGGGCGCCGGCCGGAGGCGGGCATGA
- a CDS encoding M23 family metallopeptidase, producing MRKRWFSLAAVAAVLVALVPAAPAMAAPTFKVPFPCNQSWSGQTRSDHSPAYAIDFNRTDDLGDPVVASAPGTVDRVTDLGGTSYGKYVRIDHGNGYTTYYAHLSSFNVSVGQTVGYGRVIGYVGSTGGSTGPHLHYEQRLNGNDIQARFNGALALYWGTKTYTSDNGCSGANTGAGTVNTTSGVALTVRSGPGTGYSAVGTVADGASVTIYCQTSGTSVTGTYGTSSIWDRIGTGRFISDAYVYTGYDGYIPGVPRC from the coding sequence ATGCGCAAACGCTGGTTCAGCCTCGCGGCGGTGGCGGCCGTCCTCGTGGCGCTGGTCCCGGCGGCGCCGGCCATGGCCGCGCCGACCTTCAAGGTTCCGTTCCCGTGCAACCAGTCCTGGTCCGGGCAGACCCGGTCCGACCACAGCCCGGCCTACGCCATCGACTTCAACCGCACCGACGACCTCGGCGACCCGGTGGTGGCCAGCGCGCCCGGCACCGTCGACCGGGTGACCGACCTCGGCGGCACCAGCTACGGCAAATACGTGCGGATCGACCACGGCAACGGGTACACGACCTACTACGCCCACCTGAGCAGCTTCAACGTCTCGGTCGGGCAGACCGTCGGCTACGGCCGGGTCATCGGCTACGTGGGCAGCACCGGCGGCTCGACCGGCCCGCACCTGCACTACGAGCAGCGGCTGAACGGCAACGACATCCAGGCCCGGTTCAACGGGGCGCTCGCCCTCTACTGGGGAACCAAGACCTACACCAGCGACAACGGCTGCTCCGGGGCGAACACCGGCGCCGGCACCGTCAACACCACCTCCGGCGTCGCGCTGACCGTGCGGTCCGGCCCGGGCACCGGCTACAGCGCGGTCGGCACCGTGGCCGACGGCGCGAGCGTCACCATCTACTGCCAGACCAGCGGCACCAGCGTCACCGGCACCTACGGGACCAGCTCGATCTGGGACCGGATCGGCACCGGCCGCTTCATCTCCGACGCGTACGTCTACACCGGCTACGACGGGTACATCCCCGGCGTGCCACGCTGCTGA
- a CDS encoding GPGG-motif small membrane protein — MELILWILAVVLVVAGILALFRRQILWGIVLIIVGLLVGPGGVSIFS, encoded by the coding sequence ATGGAGCTGATTCTCTGGATTCTCGCAGTCGTACTGGTGGTCGCCGGCATCCTTGCGCTGTTCCGCCGGCAGATCCTGTGGGGCATCGTCCTCATCATCGTCGGCCTGCTGGTCGGCCCGGGCGGCGTCAGCATCTTCAGTTAG